The following are encoded together in the Blautia obeum ATCC 29174 genome:
- the pyk gene encoding pyruvate kinase, with product MRKTKIICTLGPSTDKDGVLEELVKEGMNVARFNFSHGLHDEQKGRIDKLKEIRTRLNKPVAALLDTKGPEIRIREFENGKVTLKEGQEFTLTTEEIVGNEKIVSVTYKDLYKDVKPGNSILIDDGLIGLEVKKIKGQNIICKVVNGGVLGNKKGVNLPGVEVNMPFISPKDHDDILFGIKEGYDFIAASFTRTAADVKEIRDILEKNGGHDIKIIAKIENQQGVDNIDSIIEAADGIMIARGDMGVEIPLEDVPVIQKDIIAKVYNAGKQVITATQMLDSMIKNPRPTRAETTDVANAIYQGTSAIMLSGETAAGKYPIEALKTMVKIAVRTEADVDYNKQFSTSSKDHATNVTTAISHATCMTAIDLNAKAIIAVTRSGNTARMVSKYRPGCQIIACTPDERTWRQMNLIWGVTPLLTKEEYSMEILLLHATEAAEEKGYVKEGDIVVLTVGVPLGHPGNTNLLKATVVGKY from the coding sequence ATGCGCAAAACAAAAATTATCTGTACCCTTGGTCCGTCTACTGATAAGGACGGTGTTCTGGAAGAACTCGTTAAAGAAGGAATGAACGTAGCACGTTTTAACTTCTCTCATGGTTTACATGATGAACAAAAAGGCCGTATTGATAAGTTAAAAGAAATTCGTACAAGACTCAATAAACCGGTAGCTGCGCTTCTCGATACAAAAGGCCCTGAAATTCGTATCCGCGAATTTGAAAATGGAAAGGTCACACTGAAGGAAGGTCAAGAATTTACCTTAACTACAGAAGAAATCGTAGGAAACGAAAAAATCGTTTCTGTTACCTATAAAGATTTATATAAAGATGTCAAACCAGGCAACAGTATTCTGATCGATGATGGTCTGATCGGTCTTGAAGTCAAGAAGATCAAAGGTCAGAACATCATCTGTAAAGTCGTAAACGGTGGTGTTCTCGGCAATAAGAAGGGCGTCAACCTCCCTGGTGTAGAAGTAAACATGCCGTTTATCAGCCCAAAAGATCACGATGATATCCTGTTTGGTATTAAAGAAGGCTATGATTTTATTGCAGCTTCCTTTACCAGAACTGCTGCCGATGTCAAAGAAATCCGTGATATCCTTGAGAAAAACGGCGGACATGACATCAAGATCATCGCAAAGATCGAGAACCAGCAGGGTGTTGACAACATCGACAGCATCATTGAAGCTGCAGATGGTATCATGATCGCCCGTGGTGATATGGGTGTTGAAATTCCTCTCGAAGACGTACCGGTTATCCAGAAGGATATCATTGCAAAGGTATACAATGCCGGCAAACAGGTTATCACAGCTACTCAGATGTTGGATTCCATGATCAAGAATCCACGTCCAACACGTGCAGAGACTACTGACGTTGCCAACGCAATCTATCAGGGAACAAGTGCAATCATGCTTTCCGGTGAGACTGCTGCCGGTAAATACCCAATTGAAGCACTTAAGACAATGGTTAAAATTGCAGTTCGTACAGAAGCCGATGTTGACTACAATAAACAGTTCAGCACTTCTTCAAAAGATCATGCTACAAATGTAACTACCGCTATTTCCCATGCTACCTGCATGACTGCGATCGACCTGAACGCAAAAGCGATCATCGCAGTTACCCGTTCCGGAAATACTGCACGCATGGTTTCCAAATATCGTCCGGGATGCCAGATTATTGCATGTACTCCGGATGAGCGTACCTGGCGTCAGATGAACCTGATCTGGGGTGTAACACCACTCCTGACCAAAGAGGAATACAGCATGGAGATTCTTCTTCTTCACGCTACAGAAGCAGCTGAAGAAAAAGGTTATGTCAAAGAAGGAGATATCGTTGTTCTTACAGTTGGTGTTCCTCTTGGACATCCTGGCAACACAAATCTGCTCAAAGCAACCGTTGTTGGTAAGTATTAA
- a CDS encoding transposase, with translation MRTVSSYGVELRKQNIPIRQTLDIYRSAVSCLIEIYAQAWDELEAITEPKKRFNTAEHLVHTTKKIQARFDFDLRFPKMPSYLRRAAIQHALGSVSSYKTRLELWNKMDQKGGTPKLVCGNHAMPVFYRDVMYREDTEEKDGACLKLYDGHDWKWFRVSLSHTDMEYLRKYWAGKRAAAPVLEKRHRKYFLRFSYIEEVPLTKAPVKEQIICSVDLGINTDAVCTIMRSDGTVLGRKFIDFPSEKDRMYRVLGRIRRFQREHGSVQVKSRWAYAKRLNTELGRKIAGAVTGYAEENHADVIVFEYLETKGKISGRKKQKLHLWRKRDIQIRCEHQAHRRGMRISRICAWNTSRLACDGSGTVVRDPGNHSLCTFQNGKRYNCDLSASYNIGARYFIRELLKPLPATERSLLEAKVPSVKRRISCVYADLRELFSEMELLRAA, from the coding sequence ATGAGGACAGTATCCAGTTATGGCGTAGAACTGCGAAAACAGAATATCCCGATCCGCCAGACACTGGATATTTATCGTTCTGCGGTCAGCTGTCTGATTGAGATCTATGCCCAGGCATGGGATGAACTGGAAGCAATCACGGAACCTAAAAAACGTTTCAATACTGCAGAACATCTGGTGCATACCACCAAAAAGATCCAGGCAAGGTTTGATTTTGACCTGCGATTTCCAAAGATGCCTTCTTATCTCAGAAGGGCAGCTATCCAGCATGCCCTGGGAAGTGTATCCTCATATAAGACGAGGCTGGAACTGTGGAATAAAATGGATCAGAAAGGCGGCACGCCGAAGCTGGTGTGTGGTAATCATGCCATGCCGGTATTTTACCGTGATGTGATGTACCGTGAAGATACTGAGGAAAAAGATGGAGCGTGCCTGAAACTTTATGACGGCCATGACTGGAAATGGTTCCGGGTCAGTCTCAGCCATACAGATATGGAATATCTGAGAAAATACTGGGCGGGAAAAAGAGCAGCAGCTCCCGTGCTGGAAAAAAGGCATCGTAAATACTTCCTGCGTTTTTCTTATATAGAAGAGGTGCCGCTTACAAAGGCACCTGTAAAAGAACAGATCATCTGCAGTGTGGATTTAGGGATCAATACGGATGCAGTCTGTACCATTATGCGGTCAGATGGAACTGTCCTGGGAAGAAAATTTATTGATTTTCCCAGTGAAAAAGACCGGATGTACCGTGTGTTGGGACGGATACGCAGGTTCCAGCGGGAACATGGTTCTGTACAGGTGAAAAGCAGATGGGCTTATGCGAAGCGTCTTAACACAGAACTTGGAAGAAAGATCGCAGGAGCAGTTACAGGATATGCGGAAGAAAACCACGCGGATGTGATCGTGTTTGAGTATCTGGAAACAAAAGGAAAGATATCCGGAAGAAAGAAACAGAAGCTGCATCTGTGGAGAAAAAGGGATATCCAGATAAGATGTGAACATCAGGCGCATCGCAGAGGGATGCGGATTTCCAGGATCTGTGCATGGAATACCAGCAGGCTTGCCTGTGATGGGTCGGGAACAGTTGTCCGTGATCCAGGTAATCACAGTTTATGTACATTCCAGAATGGAAAAAGATATAACTGTGATCTTTCGGCGTCCTATAATATTGGAGCAAGATATTTTATACGGGAACTCTTAAAACCCCTTCCGGCAACGGAAAGGTCTTTGCTGGAGGCAAAAGTCCCTTCAGTAAAGCGTAGGATCTCATGTGTATATGCAGACTTAAGAGAACTATTTTCAGAAATGGAACTCTTAAGAGCAGCATAA
- a CDS encoding tRNA threonylcarbamoyladenosine dehydratase, producing the protein MLNQFSRTELLFGKEAMEKLAGSRVAVFGIGGVGGYTVEALVRSGVGAIDLIDDDKVCLTNLNRQIIATRSTVGKYKVDVMKERILDINPKAEVNVHKCFYLPETKDEFDFSKYDYVVDAVDTVTAKIQLVMEAKEAGVPIISSMGAGNKFDPTAFQVADIYKTSVCPLAKVMRRELKKRGIKKLKVVYSQEKPIRPIEDMSISCRSHCICPPGAAHKCTERRDIPGSTAFVPSVVGLIIAGEVIKDLAHN; encoded by the coding sequence ATGTTAAATCAGTTTTCCAGAACAGAACTGCTATTTGGTAAAGAAGCAATGGAGAAACTTGCCGGTTCCAGAGTTGCCGTTTTTGGAATCGGTGGAGTTGGCGGTTATACAGTAGAGGCGCTTGTGCGAAGTGGAGTAGGTGCAATCGATCTGATCGATGATGATAAGGTATGTCTGACCAATCTGAACCGTCAGATCATTGCGACAAGAAGTACGGTTGGTAAATACAAAGTAGATGTTATGAAGGAGCGAATCCTTGATATCAACCCGAAGGCAGAGGTTAATGTTCACAAATGTTTTTATCTGCCGGAAACGAAAGATGAGTTCGATTTTTCCAAATATGATTATGTAGTGGATGCGGTTGATACGGTAACAGCGAAGATTCAGCTTGTTATGGAGGCAAAGGAAGCTGGCGTTCCGATCATCAGCAGTATGGGCGCTGGAAATAAATTTGATCCGACTGCTTTTCAGGTGGCTGATATTTATAAAACTTCTGTATGTCCACTTGCGAAGGTTATGCGCCGTGAACTTAAGAAGCGTGGAATTAAAAAGTTAAAGGTTGTGTATTCTCAGGAAAAACCAATCCGTCCGATTGAAGATATGTCAATCAGTTGTCGTTCACATTGTATCTGTCCTCCGGGTGCAGCACACAAATGTACAGAACGTCGTGATATACCGGGATCTACTGCATTTGTTCCATCGGTAGTAGGGCTGATCATAGCGGGGGAAGTAATTAAAGATCTGGCGCATAATTGA
- the tnpA gene encoding IS200/IS605 family transposase produces the protein MDKNMFNINNNELSYGRGYVYSLQYHLVWCTKYRKKVLKDGIDAECKKMLYDLAEEYKFQILAMEVMPDHIHLLVDCRPQFYISDMIKIMKGNIARQMFLAHPELKKELLGGHLWNPSYCAVTVSDRSREQVCSYIEGQKEK, from the coding sequence ATGGATAAAAATATGTTTAATATCAATAACAATGAACTTTCATATGGTAGAGGATATGTGTATTCCCTGCAGTATCATCTGGTATGGTGTACAAAATATCGGAAAAAGGTTTTAAAAGATGGTATTGATGCAGAATGCAAGAAAATGCTCTATGATCTTGCAGAAGAATACAAATTTCAGATTCTGGCAATGGAGGTTATGCCGGATCATATCCATCTTCTTGTAGACTGCAGACCACAGTTTTATATCTCGGATATGATCAAGATCATGAAGGGGAACATTGCCAGGCAGATGTTTCTTGCGCATCCGGAACTGAAGAAGGAACTTTTGGGAGGGCATCTGTGGAATCCATCTTATTGTGCAGTAACGGTGAGTGACAGGAGCAGGGAACAGGTATGTTCTTATATCGAAGGGCAAAAAGAAAAATAG